A portion of the Choristoneura fumiferana chromosome 6, NRCan_CFum_1, whole genome shotgun sequence genome contains these proteins:
- the LOC141429177 gene encoding apyrase, with translation MYDYDLEERKMKGSLRDWRKALRTPATYRVGNAVTLQPRFIFLVAICGIFLLVMFYCNWWPSGQTHPIQNWTSVLRPYNATYPLTPPIVSGDVVTFRIGIVTDLDTNSKSTSQANTFHSYFKKGTLTYDPVQKQVTVKWDSQPPTLLSSTYSHKGRGMELSELIVYDGRLLTFDDRSGMVFEILNNKMIPWIILVDGNGHVEKGFKSEWATVKDEILYVGSMGKEWTTASGDFQSYDPMWVKAVNMHGEIQHLTWVNQFKVIRSSINIEWPGYMIHESGVWSSFTEKWHFLPRRCSHSSYNETRDEVMGCNYLITADASFNHVEAVMITKLQPKHGFSSFKFIPGSKDTAIVALKTTEFEGKTATYISAFRTDGTVLLHDTFVESLKYEGLEFI, from the exons ATGTACGACTACGATTTGGAAGAGAGAAAAATGAAAGGTTCTCTTCGAGATTGGCGAAAAGCCTTGAGGACACCAGCGACCTACAGAGTTGGCAACGCAGTGACTTTACAACCACGTTTCATTTTCCTCGTTGCCATATGCggtatttttttgttagttatGTTTTACTGCAATTGGTGGCCGAGCGGCCAGACCCATCCCATCCAAAACTGGACAAGTGTTTTGAGGCCATATAATGCAACATACCCACTGACTCCTCCAATAGTATCAGGGGATGTAGTGACATTTAGGATTGGTATAGTCACTGATTTAGACACTAATTCGAAAAGTACTTCTCAGGCTAACACATTCCATAGTTATTTTAAGAAAGGGACTCTGACTTATGATCCAGTGCAGAAGCAAGTTACGGTGAAATGGGATAGTCAACCTCCAACACTTCTTTCCTCTACTTATTCTCATAAGGGTAGAGGGATGGAATTGTCTGAATTGATAGTGTATGATGGGAGACTTTTGACGTTTGATGACCGTTCTGGCATG GTATTCGAGATACTGAATAACAAAATGATTCCATGGATCATCCTAGTAGACGGCAACGGTCATGTAGAGAAAGGCTTTAAAAGCGAATGGGCCACGGTTAAGGATGAGATCCTTTACGTTGGGTCCATGGGGAAGGAGTGGACCACAGCCAGCGGTGACTTCCAAAGTTATGACCCTATGTGGGTCAAAGCTGTCAATATGCATGGAGAG ATCCAACATCTAACCTGGGTGAACCAGTTTAAGGTAATACGAAGCTCAATCAACATAGAGTGGCCGGGCTACATGATCCATGAGTCCGGTGTTTGGTCTTCGTTTACAGAGAAATGGCACTTCCTACCCAGGCGATGTAGCCACAGCTCGTACAACGAGACTAGAGACGAAGTCATGGGATGCAACTATCTTATCACTGCTGATGCAAGTTTCAATCATGTTGAGGCTGTCATG ATAACGAAGCTGCAACCAAAACATGGTTTCTCTTCATTTAAGTTTATTCCTGGGTCCAAGGACACTGCCATAGTCGCGTTGAAGACTACAGAATTCGAAGGAAAGACAGCAACATACATATCAGCTTTCCGGACAGACGGAACAGTTTTATTACACGATACCTTCGTAGAGAGCCTCAAATACGAAGGCTTAGAATTTATATAA